Proteins co-encoded in one Listeria ivanovii subsp. ivanovii genomic window:
- a CDS encoding FliC/FljB family flagellin translates to MKVNTNIISLKTQEYLRKNNEGMTQAQERLASGKRINSSLDDAAGLAVVTRMNVKSTGLDAASKNSSMGIDLLQTADSALSSMSSILQRMRQLAVQSSNGSFSDEDRKQYTAEFGSLIKELDHVADTTNYNNIKLLDQTATGAATQVSIQASDKANDLINIDLFNAKGLSAGTITLGSGSTVAGYSALSVADANSSQEATEAIDELINNISNGRALLGAGMSRLSYNVSNVNNQSIATKASASSIEDADMAAEMSEMTKYKILTQTSISMLSQANQTPQMLTQLINS, encoded by the coding sequence ATGAAAGTAAATACAAATATCATTAGCTTGAAAACACAAGAATATCTTCGTAAAAACAACGAAGGCATGACTCAAGCGCAAGAACGTTTGGCATCTGGTAAACGTATTAACAGTTCTCTTGATGACGCTGCTGGTCTTGCAGTTGTTACTCGTATGAATGTTAAATCTACAGGCTTAGATGCAGCAAGCAAAAACTCATCGATGGGTATTGACTTGTTACAAACTGCGGATTCAGCTCTTAGCTCCATGAGTTCCATCTTGCAACGTATGCGTCAATTAGCAGTACAATCTTCTAACGGTTCATTCAGTGATGAAGATCGTAAACAATATACTGCTGAATTCGGTAGCTTGATTAAAGAACTAGATCACGTTGCTGATACTACTAACTACAACAACATTAAATTGCTAGATCAAACTGCTACAGGTGCTGCAACTCAAGTAAGCATCCAAGCGTCTGATAAAGCTAATGACTTAATCAACATTGATCTTTTCAATGCAAAAGGTCTTTCTGCTGGAACAATTACGCTTGGTAGCGGTTCTACAGTTGCTGGTTATAGTGCATTATCTGTTGCTGATGCTAATTCTTCTCAAGAAGCAACAGAAGCAATTGACGAATTAATCAATAACATTTCTAACGGTCGTGCGCTTCTTGGTGCTGGTATGAGTCGCCTTAGCTACAATGTATCTAACGTGAACAACCAATCAATCGCAACTAAAGCATCTGCTTCCTCTATTGAAGATGCAGATATGGCTGCTGAAATGTCCGAAATGACTAAATACAAAATTCTTACACAAACATCTATCAGCATGCTTTCTCAAGCAAACCAAACACCGCAAATGTTAACTCAATTAATTAACAGCTAA
- a CDS encoding response regulator, translating into MLKLLIVDDAMFMRTMIKNIVKDSDFEVVAEAENGLEAVKKYDEVKPDIVTLDITMPEMDGLEALAQIMAKDPSAKVIMCSAMGQQGMVVDAIKKGAKDFIVKPFQADRVLEALEKAAR; encoded by the coding sequence ATGTTGAAGTTGTTGATTGTCGACGATGCGATGTTCATGCGTACGATGATTAAGAATATTGTGAAGGACAGTGATTTTGAAGTAGTTGCTGAAGCGGAAAATGGGCTAGAAGCAGTGAAAAAGTACGATGAAGTAAAACCAGATATTGTGACACTTGATATTACGATGCCGGAAATGGATGGTTTAGAAGCACTAGCGCAAATTATGGCAAAAGATCCATCTGCTAAAGTAATCATGTGTTCGGCAATGGGGCAACAAGGTATGGTTGTTGACGCCATTAAAAAAGGAGCAAAAGACTTTATCGTAAAACCTTTCCAAGCGGATAGAGTGTTAGAGGCGTTAGAAAAAGCAGCAAGATAG
- a CDS encoding chemotaxis protein CheA, producing MTTNMLDLFIEEASEHLQALNDNLLQLEKDPANGGLVSEIFRSAHTFKGMSATMGFQQVADLTHAMENVLDEVRNNRLVVTEHLVDIIFTCTSHLETMVSDIQQGGQGAADITKTVADLEALLHPEQEKTTEATYQISIKIEDAAILKAVRAVMCLERLAEMGIISETTPDREAIELEEFDQTFEVVLESSQTKEEIEVTLLDISEVEKVTVKEEVEEAQIVKPIKKAPKQTTKRLENKTIRVQLEKIEKLMNVFEESVIERARIDEIAEKTNNKELMEHLGRFSSISKEIQNGLLNMRMVPVDSVFNRFPKMVRTLAKELGKKIDLVIEGADTEVDKIVIDEIGDPLVHLIRNSVDHGAETVEVRRKNGKNETATINLKAFHSGNNVVIEIVDDGAGINKRKVLEKAITKNVVTRAESTKMTDSEIFDLLFDSGFSTADQVSDLSGRGVGLDVVRNTIIKIGGKISVESSENAGSTFRIEIPLTLSIIQSMLVATAEYRYAVPLANVAEAITINRMDIQHVHGKDLINYRETIIEVLDLGECFHETPLKDSEELLLLVVKNAKRIFGLVIKDIIGQREIVLKTLGSFFSESQIAFSGATILGDGRVVLILNLETF from the coding sequence ATGACTACAAATATGTTAGACTTGTTTATAGAGGAAGCTTCAGAACATTTACAGGCACTAAATGATAATCTGTTACAACTTGAAAAAGACCCGGCAAATGGCGGATTAGTAAGTGAAATTTTCCGTTCAGCGCATACTTTTAAAGGTATGTCAGCAACGATGGGATTTCAGCAAGTAGCTGATTTAACACATGCAATGGAAAATGTATTAGATGAGGTACGTAATAATCGATTAGTTGTAACAGAGCATTTGGTAGACATTATTTTTACATGCACTTCCCATTTGGAAACAATGGTTTCGGATATTCAGCAGGGCGGACAAGGTGCTGCGGATATTACGAAAACAGTAGCTGACTTAGAAGCACTTTTACATCCAGAACAAGAAAAAACGACAGAAGCAACTTACCAAATTAGTATAAAAATTGAAGATGCTGCCATTTTAAAAGCAGTTAGAGCAGTTATGTGCTTAGAGCGGCTTGCAGAAATGGGCATTATTTCAGAAACAACCCCAGATAGAGAGGCTATTGAGCTGGAAGAATTCGACCAGACCTTTGAAGTGGTCCTAGAATCTTCGCAAACGAAAGAAGAAATCGAAGTGACCTTGCTTGATATTTCTGAAGTTGAAAAAGTAACAGTAAAAGAAGAAGTAGAAGAAGCGCAAATTGTCAAACCAATCAAAAAAGCCCCAAAACAAACAACGAAGCGATTAGAAAATAAAACCATTCGGGTACAACTTGAAAAAATCGAAAAATTAATGAATGTATTTGAAGAGAGCGTCATTGAGCGAGCAAGAATTGATGAAATCGCAGAAAAAACTAATAACAAAGAGCTAATGGAACACCTTGGTAGATTTAGTTCGATATCCAAAGAGATTCAAAACGGCTTACTTAATATGCGAATGGTTCCAGTAGATAGTGTGTTCAATCGTTTTCCAAAAATGGTTCGTACATTAGCAAAAGAGCTTGGGAAGAAGATTGATTTGGTCATTGAAGGTGCCGATACAGAAGTGGATAAAATCGTTATTGATGAAATTGGTGATCCACTTGTCCACTTAATTCGTAATTCCGTCGATCATGGTGCAGAAACAGTAGAAGTTAGACGCAAAAATGGTAAGAACGAAACGGCAACCATTAATTTGAAAGCCTTTCATAGTGGTAATAATGTTGTTATCGAAATTGTAGATGATGGTGCTGGTATTAACAAGCGAAAAGTTTTAGAGAAAGCGATTACGAAAAACGTAGTAACGAGAGCAGAATCTACCAAAATGACGGATAGCGAAATTTTTGATTTGCTGTTTGACTCAGGATTTAGTACCGCTGATCAAGTGTCAGATCTTTCCGGTCGTGGTGTTGGCTTAGATGTTGTTCGAAATACGATAATAAAAATTGGTGGAAAAATAAGTGTGGAGTCAAGTGAAAATGCTGGATCGACTTTCCGAATCGAAATTCCATTAACCCTATCGATTATTCAGTCAATGTTAGTGGCAACAGCAGAATATCGCTATGCCGTGCCGCTTGCGAATGTTGCAGAAGCGATTACGATTAACCGCATGGATATTCAGCATGTCCATGGCAAAGATTTAATTAACTATCGTGAAACAATCATCGAAGTACTTGATTTGGGCGAGTGCTTCCATGAAACGCCACTGAAAGACAGCGAAGAATTACTTTTACTTGTCGTGAAAAATGCGAAAAGAATTTTTGGTCTAGTTATTAAAGACATCATCGGTCAACGAGAAATCGTTTTAAAAACATTAGGTAGCTTTTTCAGTGAAAGTCAAATTGCTTTTTCAGGGGCAACTATTCTAGGTGATGGGCGTGTCGTGTTAATTTTAAATCTAGAAACTTTTTAA
- a CDS encoding FliM/FliN family flagellar motor switch protein, translated as MEQIFQVELPEWEPKEINQASREKGTIRQVENIGVKLSVRLGKKVMPVGDISELSIGDVLEVEKKPGHKVEIFLDEKKVGIGEAILMDENFGIVISEID; from the coding sequence ATGGAACAAATTTTTCAAGTAGAACTTCCTGAATGGGAACCGAAAGAAATAAATCAAGCGAGCCGTGAAAAAGGAACTATCCGCCAAGTAGAAAATATTGGGGTGAAATTAAGTGTCCGCCTAGGCAAGAAGGTAATGCCAGTTGGGGATATCTCTGAGTTAAGTATCGGCGATGTCCTCGAAGTCGAAAAAAAACCCGGCCATAAAGTGGAGATTTTCTTAGATGAAAAGAAAGTTGGCATCGGGGAAGCAATTTTGATGGATGAGAACTTTGGGATTGTAATCTCAGAAATCGACTAA
- a CDS encoding flagellar hook-length control protein FliK: MLIPDNLLQPLIGKKEIEPKEMLAEELVELPFISLLMEQMPVPLLKGELNDTNEAAVLQMPMKEVTPPLVSVKLLEQEEAPKLTAEPLILKEVKDTLAAIAKQAIQPQVETQPQTPRETVKSVVKEQLVPAQTMLAKETPPKLAENVVNSQPIIAKLPQEKEAIQLFKASIKEPTIIKEEIVVKKPAETTNIWYESTKQLTPTTKVEIPVTLKQLDKTITDQIEQLQKFQVKQNKAFFAIQPESLGKVEVLLKKMPDKIFVHIEYQEQTAKQKLEQMAQDLHNRFRNRGIEVAVTMTEKQAPKEQGQSSEGRHHGEPKKEKDRENPYRQQQKQAVFDLEEET, translated from the coding sequence GTGCTAATCCCAGATAATTTGCTACAACCACTTATCGGAAAAAAAGAAATAGAACCAAAAGAGATGTTAGCAGAAGAATTAGTAGAACTACCATTTATTTCACTTTTGATGGAGCAAATGCCTGTACCACTTTTAAAGGGAGAGTTAAACGATACAAACGAAGCAGCGGTCTTGCAAATGCCCATGAAAGAAGTCACACCACCACTCGTTTCAGTAAAATTACTTGAGCAAGAAGAAGCCCCAAAACTAACTGCTGAACCACTAATATTAAAAGAAGTGAAAGATACGCTTGCTGCAATTGCTAAACAAGCGATTCAGCCCCAAGTAGAAACTCAGCCCCAAACACCTAGAGAAACGGTGAAAAGTGTCGTTAAAGAGCAACTTGTTCCTGCTCAGACGATGCTAGCAAAAGAAACGCCACCAAAATTAGCAGAAAACGTCGTAAATAGCCAACCGATAATCGCTAAATTACCTCAAGAAAAAGAAGCCATCCAACTTTTCAAAGCATCGATTAAAGAACCAACCATCATAAAAGAGGAAATAGTAGTTAAAAAGCCAGCTGAAACAACGAATATTTGGTATGAATCGACCAAACAACTTACACCTACCACTAAAGTTGAAATACCTGTAACGTTAAAACAATTAGATAAAACAATTACCGACCAAATCGAACAACTTCAAAAATTTCAAGTCAAACAAAATAAAGCCTTTTTTGCGATTCAACCGGAGTCACTTGGAAAAGTCGAAGTATTACTCAAAAAAATGCCCGATAAAATTTTTGTGCATATCGAATATCAAGAACAAACAGCCAAACAAAAACTCGAGCAAATGGCACAAGATTTACATAATCGTTTCCGCAATCGTGGGATAGAAGTGGCCGTAACGATGACCGAGAAGCAAGCACCGAAAGAGCAGGGGCAAAGTTCAGAAGGTCGACATCACGGCGAGCCCAAAAAGGAAAAAGACCGAGAAAATCCATATCGACAACAGCAAAAACAAGCAGTATTTGACCTAGAGGAGGAGACGTAA
- a CDS encoding flagellar hook capping FlgD N-terminal domain-containing protein — MDGISSLSGTTQDTNNAVTSSVSKTLGKDDFMKLFLTSLQYQDPSSPLDTNEMMSQMAQLSLMEQVANMTTAVDKLSEQAQNSALQSAVNFIGKDIKGVSLNGEVISGQVESVQQTTNGVMLKLKEQDSLVPLTYVTEIN; from the coding sequence TTGGACGGAATTAGCAGTTTATCAGGAACAACACAAGATACAAATAATGCGGTCACGTCAAGCGTATCGAAAACCCTTGGTAAAGATGATTTCATGAAATTGTTTCTAACGAGCTTACAATACCAAGATCCATCTAGCCCACTTGATACGAACGAAATGATGTCTCAGATGGCGCAACTTTCTTTGATGGAACAGGTCGCTAATATGACAACGGCTGTCGACAAACTTTCCGAGCAAGCACAAAATTCCGCTTTACAATCAGCTGTTAATTTTATTGGTAAAGACATCAAAGGCGTTTCGCTAAATGGAGAAGTTATTAGTGGCCAAGTTGAAAGCGTGCAACAGACGACAAACGGAGTAATGTTGAAATTAAAAGAGCAAGATAGTCTCGTGCCACTGACTTATGTAACGGAAATTAATTAA
- the flgE gene encoding flagellar hook protein FlgE, which yields MNQTMYTAISGMNAFQQALSVTSNNIANANTTGYKKQSVVFNDLLYQNTMGSVAGGLYAGTNPMSFGSGSKIGAILTDYTAGSPTATGRNKDAALQGRGFFIAGDNAGGNIVYTRDGSFAVSDNNYLTTQQGKYVMGYATDKNGNVLNGNLQPIQIPLNSAIPGEATKTGSLSGNIPLDWGEKDTITSELSVYDNAGGKHKLQVNMKAATPDASGNVSYEYEIQMDGKALTPPVTGTLNYNAQGELTNPDALKNIQINSTVNGKQVNMGLNLSGLTNYGTNQVFSPTSDGKGAATVKDYAVTDSGYIAVSYSDGTVIPVAQLAVATFSNEDGLVKMGNGEYVPGLSSGDAVYGVAGQNGAGGISGSSLEGSNVDLSREFVNLMTYQSGFQGNTKVIRVADDVMKQIVNLIQ from the coding sequence ATGAATCAAACAATGTATACTGCTATTTCTGGGATGAATGCATTTCAACAAGCTTTATCAGTCACATCGAATAATATCGCCAATGCAAATACGACAGGCTATAAAAAACAAAGCGTGGTCTTCAATGATTTACTTTACCAAAATACAATGGGGTCAGTAGCAGGTGGTTTATATGCCGGAACGAATCCAATGAGTTTTGGTTCCGGATCAAAAATTGGGGCGATTTTAACCGATTATACAGCTGGATCTCCAACAGCAACTGGAAGAAACAAAGATGCAGCACTACAAGGTCGTGGCTTTTTCATCGCTGGAGATAATGCAGGCGGAAATATCGTCTACACGCGTGATGGAAGTTTTGCAGTATCAGATAATAATTATTTAACGACCCAACAAGGGAAATACGTGATGGGTTATGCAACGGATAAAAATGGGAATGTGTTGAACGGCAATTTGCAACCAATCCAAATCCCTTTAAATAGTGCGATTCCAGGTGAAGCAACGAAAACGGGAAGCCTAAGTGGTAATATTCCACTCGATTGGGGCGAAAAAGATACGATTACGTCTGAGTTGTCGGTTTATGATAATGCTGGTGGAAAACACAAACTACAAGTCAATATGAAAGCCGCGACACCTGACGCAAGTGGGAATGTATCCTATGAATATGAAATCCAAATGGACGGGAAAGCACTAACTCCTCCAGTGACTGGAACACTTAACTATAATGCACAAGGAGAACTAACAAACCCTGATGCACTAAAAAATATCCAAATTAACTCCACCGTAAACGGAAAGCAAGTTAATATGGGCTTAAATCTAAGTGGCTTAACCAACTATGGCACAAACCAAGTATTCTCACCAACCTCTGACGGAAAAGGCGCGGCAACTGTGAAAGATTATGCAGTAACGGATTCTGGCTATATCGCAGTGAGTTATTCAGATGGCACAGTAATTCCCGTTGCTCAACTTGCGGTCGCTACTTTCTCGAATGAAGACGGCCTTGTGAAAATGGGGAACGGCGAATATGTTCCAGGACTTTCTTCTGGAGATGCAGTGTATGGTGTAGCTGGTCAAAACGGTGCTGGCGGAATTAGTGGTTCTTCCCTAGAAGGATCCAATGTAGATTTATCTCGTGAATTCGTAAATCTAATGACTTATCAAAGTGGTTTTCAAGGGAATACAAAAGTTATTCGAGTAGCGGATGACGTGATGAAACAAATCGTAAACTTGATTCAGTAG
- a CDS encoding flagellar motor switch protein FliN, translated as MKINHNIPLRIDFELGRTKQPIGSLLDVKKGTVFRLEDSVANVVKITISDKCIGYGEILTKDGKMFVKITKLGEGSSS; from the coding sequence ATGAAAATAAATCATAATATTCCACTTAGAATCGACTTTGAGCTAGGACGTACAAAGCAACCGATTGGAAGTTTACTAGATGTAAAAAAAGGGACCGTTTTTAGATTAGAAGACTCTGTAGCTAATGTTGTCAAAATCACCATTTCTGATAAGTGCATTGGCTACGGTGAAATTCTGACAAAAGACGGAAAAATGTTCGTTAAAATCACCAAATTAGGAGAGGGAAGTTCTTCATGA
- the fliM gene encoding flagellar motor switch protein FliM, producing MSDKLSQEQIDALLSQMSEGKVVDESTEIGDFGRFHPYDFHKPEKFGAEHLESLKTVASAFTKKSMEFVSQRIRIPIHTEATLADQVSFASGYIETMPNDSYIFCIIDLGDPELGQIIIELDLAYVIYIHECLSGGNPKRKLSERRLLSVFEELTLMSILEKFCEALKESFKSVHSINPEIVSVETNPALIRVTSSNDMMALVNVDIKSEFWISTMRIGVPFFSVEEIMNKLENVVEYTFDKRRNFDAEVEQELHQVEKEARIRVGEIKTTWKELNKLEVGDVLLTETHIRDTLKGYVTEKWKFECYMGKSGNQKAVKFMRHTGRTEQER from the coding sequence ATGAGCGATAAATTAAGTCAAGAACAAATTGACGCTCTGCTTTCGCAAATGAGTGAAGGTAAGGTAGTTGATGAAAGTACGGAAATTGGCGACTTTGGGCGCTTTCATCCCTATGATTTTCATAAACCAGAGAAATTTGGTGCAGAACACCTCGAAAGCTTAAAGACAGTTGCCTCTGCATTCACGAAAAAAAGTATGGAGTTTGTTTCCCAGCGTATTCGAATTCCGATTCATACCGAAGCAACTTTGGCGGATCAAGTTTCTTTTGCTAGTGGCTATATCGAAACGATGCCAAACGATAGCTATATTTTTTGTATTATTGATCTCGGTGACCCGGAGCTTGGTCAAATCATTATCGAATTGGACTTGGCTTATGTCATTTATATCCATGAATGTTTGTCTGGTGGCAATCCGAAACGCAAATTAAGCGAGCGTAGATTACTGTCAGTTTTTGAAGAATTAACGCTGATGTCGATTTTAGAAAAATTTTGTGAAGCACTGAAAGAAAGTTTTAAATCCGTGCATTCAATCAATCCGGAAATCGTAAGTGTCGAAACAAATCCGGCACTGATCCGAGTGACATCATCAAACGATATGATGGCGCTTGTAAATGTGGATATCAAATCAGAGTTTTGGATTAGCACGATGCGGATTGGCGTGCCATTTTTCTCTGTAGAAGAAATTATGAATAAACTCGAAAATGTCGTTGAGTACACGTTTGACAAGCGGCGAAATTTTGATGCAGAAGTGGAACAAGAACTGCATCAAGTCGAAAAAGAAGCGCGTATTCGTGTCGGCGAAATTAAAACTACTTGGAAAGAACTGAATAAGCTAGAAGTGGGCGATGTCTTGCTAACAGAAACACACATCCGCGACACGCTAAAAGGATATGTAACCGAAAAATGGAAATTCGAATGTTATATGGGAAAAAGTGGTAACCAAAAAGCCGTTAAATTTATGCGTCATACAGGGCGGACAGAGCAGGAGAGGTAG
- a CDS encoding flagellar motor switch protein: MEQLLDKNITQMELDVIGEIANISFGSASTVLSDLLHQQVTISTPKVEIVDIYNTKDIDIPHVVLEVNFHKGIEMRNLFVLQSEVAAAIADLMMMGDGNIDPNEELSELHLSAVQEAMNQMMGHSATAMSNMFGEMIDITTPDIKVIALKEQLEDSEDQTMIKVGFDLIIGDLITSNLMQLIPVNKGKELAKRLLGDTEPEKEEINLTAEELDVFLEVCNIGIGSASTVLSKLLNRKVSLKIPTARVIDSKEFEFNERPCLVTSVEFVEGLRSSNTFIISKNAALIMADLMMMGDGKVQEDAELTELEVSAVQELMNQMMGFSATAMSEMLGTKIDISPPTMEFCNFGDTMIQKNIAEGKTVEVIFPLEVEGLLKTPMYQIFNPAAAKEMAQLMLAIQAQEVANKADTQEMESEMPLPIEEKETLSEMEAILEDIPVKLEVVFGTAKVKLETFISWCEKDVIILKESMNEPLALMLNGVIIGKGILVRVDDHFGIQMTELVR, translated from the coding sequence GTGGAGCAATTACTAGATAAAAATATCACGCAAATGGAACTAGATGTGATAGGAGAAATCGCCAACATTTCGTTTGGCTCAGCTTCTACGGTCTTATCTGATTTATTACACCAACAAGTGACAATTTCCACGCCTAAAGTAGAAATTGTTGATATTTATAATACGAAAGACATTGATATTCCGCATGTTGTCTTAGAAGTGAATTTCCACAAAGGAATCGAAATGCGGAATTTATTTGTGTTGCAATCAGAAGTTGCTGCCGCTATCGCTGACTTAATGATGATGGGCGACGGAAATATTGATCCAAACGAGGAATTGTCGGAACTTCATTTAAGTGCAGTACAAGAAGCGATGAACCAAATGATGGGGCACTCGGCAACCGCGATGAGTAATATGTTTGGAGAAATGATTGATATCACCACACCAGACATTAAAGTCATTGCTTTAAAAGAACAATTAGAAGATAGCGAAGACCAAACGATGATAAAAGTTGGTTTTGATTTAATCATTGGCGACCTTATTACCTCCAATTTAATGCAACTGATTCCCGTAAATAAAGGAAAAGAACTTGCCAAGAGGTTGCTTGGAGATACCGAGCCAGAAAAAGAAGAAATCAATTTAACTGCTGAAGAATTAGATGTGTTTTTAGAAGTATGTAATATCGGCATTGGTTCTGCTTCTACCGTCTTATCCAAGCTACTAAATCGAAAAGTTTCGTTAAAAATCCCAACAGCTAGAGTAATTGATAGTAAAGAGTTTGAATTTAACGAACGTCCTTGTCTCGTGACCAGTGTCGAATTTGTCGAGGGATTACGTTCAAGCAACACCTTTATTATTAGCAAAAACGCCGCGCTAATTATGGCGGATTTAATGATGATGGGTGACGGAAAAGTACAAGAAGATGCAGAATTGACTGAGCTTGAAGTCAGCGCAGTACAAGAGCTAATGAATCAAATGATGGGCTTTTCCGCAACAGCGATGTCAGAAATGCTTGGAACAAAAATTGATATTAGCCCACCAACGATGGAGTTTTGCAATTTTGGCGACACGATGATTCAAAAAAATATCGCAGAAGGCAAAACAGTCGAAGTCATTTTTCCATTAGAAGTAGAAGGTTTACTAAAAACACCGATGTACCAAATTTTTAATCCAGCTGCTGCAAAGGAAATGGCGCAGTTAATGCTCGCGATTCAAGCCCAAGAAGTAGCAAATAAAGCTGACACCCAAGAAATGGAATCTGAAATGCCACTTCCAATCGAGGAAAAAGAAACTTTATCGGAAATGGAAGCAATTTTAGAAGATATTCCAGTGAAGCTAGAAGTAGTTTTTGGAACAGCAAAGGTGAAACTAGAAACATTTATTTCCTGGTGTGAAAAAGATGTGATTATTTTAAAAGAAAGTATGAATGAGCCACTTGCCCTGATGTTAAATGGCGTCATCATTGGCAAAGGGATTTTAGTCCGTGTCGATGATCATTTTGGGATACAAATGACTGAGTTAGTTAGGTGA
- a CDS encoding YaaR family protein: MNNVSISQISQSKQPSLVRGMQELNHTQQFYFEQMKANGKKVSPSLTEIKQLITQVTDKKTLVEMDMTVDNVLSYKKAVQSFLNFYVNNVMDYDNVESRHPKYGFSQKMTILKQVEQQTSELDDVMNLIDTKTGHLDMLNRIGEITGMILDVVL, translated from the coding sequence ATGAATAATGTTTCAATAAGCCAGATTTCGCAGTCCAAACAGCCAAGTTTAGTTAGGGGAATGCAAGAATTAAACCACACGCAGCAGTTTTACTTTGAACAAATGAAAGCAAATGGCAAGAAAGTAAGTCCTTCCCTTACAGAAATAAAACAATTAATCACCCAAGTAACAGATAAAAAAACGCTCGTCGAAATGGATATGACGGTCGATAACGTTTTAAGCTATAAAAAAGCAGTTCAATCATTTTTGAATTTTTATGTTAATAATGTAATGGATTACGATAATGTCGAAAGCCGGCATCCAAAATATGGCTTTTCTCAAAAAATGACGATTTTAAAACAAGTCGAACAACAAACAAGTGAATTAGATGATGTGATGAATTTAATTGATACAAAAACTGGACATTTAGACATGCTAAACCGAATCGGTGAAATTACTGGCATGATTCTCGATGTTGTATTGTAG